The Takifugu flavidus isolate HTHZ2018 chromosome 17, ASM371156v2, whole genome shotgun sequence genome contains a region encoding:
- the rpl21 gene encoding 60S ribosomal protein L21: MTNTKGKRRGTRYMFSRPFRKHGPVPLSTYMRIYKKGDIVDIKGTGTVQKGMPHKCYHGKTGRVYNVTQHAVGIIVNKQVKGKILAKRINVRIEHVKHSKSRDSFLQRVKENDAKKLEAKQNGTWVELKRQPAPPRDAHFVSTKKNAPQLLEPIPYEFMA; this comes from the exons ATGACGAACACAAAGGGCAAGAGGAGGGGTACCAGGTACATGTTCAGCAGGCCATTCCGCAAGCATG GCCCTGTCCCCCTGTCAACCTACATGCGCATCTACAAGAAGGGTGACATCGTTGACATCAAG GGTACAGGAACGGTCCAGAAAGGAATGCCTCACAAGTGTTATCATGGCAAAACAGGACGTGTGTACAATGTAACCCAGCACGCTGTTGGCATCATTGTCAACAAGCAGGTCAA GGGTAAGATCCTGGCCAAGAGGATTAATGTGCGCATTGAGCACGTGAAGCACTCAAAGAGCAGGGACAGTTTTCTGCAGCGCGTCAAAGAAAACGACGCTAAAAAGCTGGAGGCCAAGCAGAATGGCACCTGGGTGGAACTGAAACGTCAG CCCGCTCCTCCTCGTGATGCTCACTTTGTCAGCACCAAGAAGAATGCACCCcagctgctggagcccatcccatATGAGTTCATGGCATAA